The stretch of DNA CTCGGGGCGGAACGAGGAGATCAGCAACCCGGCGGTCGGCACCGTCCACACCACGGCGAGCACGACCGCTGCCAGCGAGGCCCAGGGGGAGGTCAGCGCCTGCTTGGCGGCCGTGGGGGTGGAGATGACGGGCGCCTCGGCCATCGCTCCTTCGGGGATCACGGTCGTCATCGTGCTTCCGCCTTTCGCATCTGTCGGACGTTGTAGATCACGACCGGGCTGACCAGGATGAAGATCAGGACGGCGAGCACCGACGCGGTGCCGTTCTGTCCCTGGGACTGTCGGATGTAGAAGTCGTAGGCCAGCACGTTGGTGTGCCACGCGCCGCCCGCCCCGATGCTCTGCACGATGTCGAAGGCCTTCAGCGTGGTGATCGTGATGGCGGTCAGCACCACGATGATGGTCGGCCTGATGCTCGGCACCGTGATGTAGCGGAACATCTTCCAGCCGCCCACGCCGTCCAGCCGCGCCGCCTCGACGATGTCGGTGGGGATCGCCTTGATCGAGGCGGAGAGGACCGTCATGGCGAAGCCGGTCTGCACCCACACCATGATGGCGATGAGATAGAGGCTGTTCCACGGGGAGTGGCTGAGGTCCTGGTACCAGGAGTGGTCGCCCCCGAGCCCGAGCGCGCCGAAGAGGGCGTTGAGCAGGCCGATCTGCGGCGCGTAGACGAACTTCCAGATGATCGAGGCACCCACCAGCGAGATCGCCATGGGCAGGAAGATCAGCGCCTTGGCGAACCGCTCGAAGGCGGCGCGGTCGATGAGCACGGCGTAGACGAGCCCGATCGCCGTCGCCGCCACCGGGGTGACGACCACCCACAGCGCCGTCGTGCCGAGCACCTTGAGCTCGGCGTTGCTACCGAAGATCTGGTGGTAGTTGTCCAGTCCCACCCATCTCCTGCCGAGGTTGTCCCGGAAGGACCAGATGATGGTGTTGATCGCCGGGTAGAGCAGCCCGACGGCGATGAGGAGGACGGCCGGCAGCAGGAAGGCTGCCGACTGCACGAGCTCGCCTCGGCGCGACCGAAGCCGCTGGGTCAGCAGCAGGATCACGGAGACGACTGCGAAGAAGAGCACGATGGCGATGACCATCTGGAGGAGCTTCTCGCCGGTGGACATGGCACTCCTGGTGTGGTGAGGAGGAAGAAGGCGGGAGGCCGGGTCGTACGGCGGAACCGCACGACCCGGCCTGTGCGCGGATGATCAGCGACGCGCGAGCGCTCTCAGGAGGAGGGCCAGGACGCCTCGATGTTGTCGAGGGTGTCCTTGGTCGACTGGCCGGAGATCCAGTTGATCATCTCCTTCCAGAAGGTCCCCGACCCGACAGCGCCCGGCATGGCGTCGGAGGCGTCGAAGCGGAACACCGCCTTGGGATCGGCCAGCGTCTTCGCGGAGAGCTGGTCGATCGGGCTGGTCAGGTTGTTGACGTCGAGGCCCTTGTTGGCGCTGACCCAGCCGCCGTCCGGCGTGGCCTTGGCCTTCTCGTTCGCCCACACGTCGGTCGACAGGTAGGTCTGGAACGCCTCGGTCGCGGGGTTGTGGTTGAAGGCCACGACGAACTCGCCGCCACCCTCGACCGGCGAGCCCTTGGAGGGGTCGAGGGTCGGCTCGTAGAACGCATACACGTCGCCGTCGGGGCCGACCTTGGTGCCCTTCGGCCAGTTGGCCGCGTAGAAGCCGGCCATCTGCATCATGGCGCACTTGTTCTTCAGGATCGGCAGCCCCGCGTCCCCGAACGCCGTACCGGCGATCGACTTGACGTCACCGATGCCGCCGTTGACGTACTTCGGGTTCTTCAAGATGGTGCCGACCATGTCGAGCGCCTTGGCGACCTGGGGGTCGTTGAACGGGATCTTGTGCGCGACCCACTGGTCGTACACGTCGGGACCGGCCGTGCGGAGCATGAGCTCCTCCAGCCAGTCGGTGCCCGGCCAGCCGGACGCGTCGCCCGACTCGAAGCCGGCGCACCAGGGGGTCGTGCCGGACTTCTGGATCTGGTCGGTCAGCTTCATGAGGTCGTCCCAGGTGGTGGGCACCTTCCACCCGTTCTTGGCGAACGTCGAGGGGGAGTACCACACGAAGGACTTCACGTTGGCGCCGAGCGGGGCGGCGTAGAACGTGCCGTCGACGGTGCCGTAGTTCTTCCAGTCGGTGCTCCAGAACTTGTCGACGTTCGTCTCGACGTCCTTCGGCGGCTTGACCACCGTGCCGGTGTCGACGAGCTGCTTGAGCAGCCCCGGCTGCGGCACGTACGCGACGTCGGGCAGGTCGTTGCCCTGGGCGCGTACGAGCACGTTCTTCTCGAAGTCCTTGTTCGCGTTGTACTTGATCTTGGCGCCGGTGCACTTCTCGAACAGCGCGTAGGAGCGGACCTGGGCGTCACCCTCCGGCGCGGTGATCGAGGTGTAGGCCTCGATCGTCTTGCCGGTCAGGTCGCCGTACTGCGAGAGCTGACTGAGGCCGGAGCACTCCGACAGCTTCGCCCCCGGCCAGGTACCGGACACCTTGGAGCTGTCGTCGTTCGAGCTGGCACAACCGGCGAGGACGAGCGCGGCGCTCGCCACGACGGCAGCAACCGCCGCACTACGACGCGTCTTGCCTGCACGCATCTGCTTACTTCCTCTCATCTGGAGAGCAGCGGTCGGTTGGCCGACCGGGCGTCCGCTCCGTACATCGAAGATGCAATCCGTTCAGGCTCTTGCGGATCAAGGCTCCGAAAGTGCGTGGCCGTCACGGCTGCGTAACGCGCATCACATCAGATTGGGAGCGCTCCCACAAGTGCCCGAGACCAAGCTGTTGCGCCGAATTTGGTCTCAGCGCCGTCGTCTGCCAAGATTCTCTAGTTGCTCCGGCGGGCTGCCGGGGTGCGGCACATCTTGATTACTGAATCGCGTCTCCCCGTCAGGGCCTCCACGAGGCCCGGGGTGTCGGTCGGTGGTCAGTTGTGTCCGCGCCGCACCGGGAGGCCCGATTCGCACCCGACGAACCGTCGGGAGCTGCCGAAACAACCGCAGAGTGGAGATCCTGGTCGAGGGCCAGTGTCGCAGAGTGCTGGCACTCAGTGCGACACGCCCGACCGCGGGGGTCGAAGGTCTGCGGGGCGGCGAGTAGCTGGGCTGGACCGACTCAACCCCGAGGACGTCCTGAGTACGCACGCGGCAACGCAGACGAGAAGGACGAGAGAGACAGATGGCGGGACAGAAGATCCGCATCAGGCTCAAGGCCTATGACCACGAGGTGATCGACACCTCGGCGCGCAAGATCGTGGACACCGTCACCCGCACGGGTGCCAAGGTCGCCGGCCCGGTGCCGCTGCCGACCGAGAAGAACGTGTACTGCGTCATCCGCTCGCCCCACAAGTACAAGGACTCCCGCGAGCACTTCGAGATGCGCACCCACAAGCGCCTCATCGACATCATCGACCCCACCCCGAAGACCGTCGACTCGCTGATGCGGCTTGACCTGCCGGCCGGCGTCGACATCGAGATCAAGCTCTGAGGGCAGACGACATGACGATCGAACGCAACGTGAAGGGCCTGCTGGGCACCAAGCTCGGCATGACCCAGCTCTGGGACGAGAACAACCGCGTCGTCCCTGTCACCGTCATCGCCGCGGGCACCAACGTGGTCACCCAGATCCGCACCCCCGAGACCGACGGCTACAACGCCGTCCAGGTCGGGTTCGGCGAGATCGAGGGCCGCAAGGTGAACAAGCCGCAGGCCGGGCAGTTCGCCAAGGCCGGCACCACCCCGCGGCGCCACGTCGTCGAGATCCGCACCGCCGACGCCTCGTCGTACACCGTGGGCCAGGAGCTCCCGGTCGAGACGTTCGCCGCGGGCCAGGAGATCGACGTCACCGGCACCAGCAAGGGCAAGGGCTTCGCCGGCACGATGAAGCGTCACGGCTTCGCCGGCGTCTCCGCCTCGCACGGTGCCCACCGCAACCACCGCAAGCCGGGTTCGATCGGCGCGTGCGCCACCCCGGGTCGCGTGTTCAAGGGCGTCCGCATGGCCGGCCAGATGGGTACCGACACCGTCACCACCCAGAACCTGACCGTGCACGCCGTCGACGCCGAGAAGGGCCTGATCCTGGTCAAGGGCGCCGTTCCCGGCCCCAAGGGTGGCCTCGTCGTCCTGCGCTCGGCCGCGAAGCTGAACCCGACGTCTGGCAAGGAGGCCTGATCATGGCTCTGAACACTGTCAAGGTCGACCTGCCCGCCGAGATCTTCGACGTTGCCGTCAACGTTCCGCTGATCCACCAGGTCGTCATCGCCCAGCAGGCCGCTGCTCGCCAGGGCACCCACAAGACGAAGAACCGGGGCGAGGTCTCCGGTTCGGGCGTCAAGCCGTTCAAGCAGAAGGGCACCGGCCGCAGCCGCCAGGGTTCGGTCCGTGCGCCCGAGCACCGCGGCGGTGGCGTCGTGCACGGCCCGCAGCCGCGCGACTACAGCCAGCGCACCCCCAAGAAGATGAAGGCCGCCGCGCTCCGCGGTGCCCTCTCGGACCGCGCCCAGAGCGGCCGCGTCCACGTCGTGGAGTTCGCCCTCGAGAAGCCGTCGACCAAGGCGGCCGCCGCCGGTCTCGCCGGCCTGACCGAGCGCACCAAGTTCCTCGTCGTCCTGGACCGCGCCGAGTCGGCCGCGTGGCTCTCGCTGCGCAACCTGCCCGAGGTGCACATCGTCGCCGCCGACCAGCTGAACACCTACGACGTGCTGGCCGCCGACGACGTGGTCTTCTCCACCGCCGCCTACTCCGCCTTCACCGGCGCTGAGGTGACGCTCGCCCCGGCGAAGAAGACCGCTGCGAAGAAGACGGCCGCCAAGAAGGCTCCGGCCAAGGCTGCCGCGGCTGACGAGACCGCTGCCGAGGAGGCCTGAGCATGAGCACGCTGCACTACGACCCGCGCGACATCCTGTTGGCGCCGGTGGTGTCCGAGAAGAGCTACGGCCTCCTCGACGCCAACAAGTACACCTTCATCGTCCGCCCGGACGCCAACAAGACCGAGATCAAGATCGCGGTCGAGAAGGTGTTCAACGTCAAGGTGACCTCGGTCAACACGATCAACCGCAAGGGCAAGACGCGCCGTACGCGCGTCGGTCTCGGCAAGCGCAAGGACACCAAGCGCGCGATCGTGAGCCTGGCCGAGGGCGACCGCATCGACATCTTCGGGGGTCCGGTCTCCTGACCGGGCTGAAGACAAGGACTGACTGACATGGCTATCCGCAAGTACAAGCCGACCACCCCGGGCCGTCGTGGCTCCTCGGTGGCCGACTTCGTCGAGATCACCCGGACGACCCCCGAGAAGTCGCTGACCCGCCCGCTGCCCAAGACGGGTGGCCGCAACAACCAGGGCCGGATCACCACCCGGCACATCGGTGGCGGTCACAAGCGTGCGTACCGCATCATCGACTTCCGTCGCTACGACAAGGACGGGGTCCCGGCCAAGGTCGCTCACATCGAGTACGACCCCAACCGCACCGCTCGCATCGCGCTGCTGCACTACGTGGACGGCGAGAAGCGCTACATCATCGCGCCGAAGGGCATCGAGCAGGGTCAGATCGTGGAGTCGGGCGTCAACGCCGACATCAAGATCGGCAACAACCTGCCGCTGCGCAACATCCCGGTCGGTACGACGATCCACAACATCGAGCTCCGCCCCGGCGGCGGTGCCAAGATGGCTCGCTCGGCCGGCAACTCGGCTCAGCTGGTCGCCCGTGAGGGCACCCGCGCGACGCTGCGTCTGCCCTCGGGTGAGATGCGGTTCGTCGACATCCGCTGCCGTGCCACGGTCGGCGAGGTCGGCAACGCCGAGCAGTCGAACATCAACTGGGGCAAGGCCGGCCGCATGCGCTGGAAGGGCGTCCGCCCGACCGTCCGTGGTGTCGTGATGAACCCGGTCGATCACCCGCACGGTGGTGGTGAGGGCAAGACCTCCGGTGGTCGTAACCCTGTGACCCCGTGGGGCAAGCCCGAGGGCCGCACGCGCAAGCGCAAGGCCTCCGACTCGCAGATCATCCGCCGCCGCAAGAGCGGCAAGGGTAGGAAGTAACCGACATGCCTCGCAGCCTGAAGAAGGGCCCCTTCATCGACGACCACCTTCAGAAGAAGGTGGACGCCGAGAACGAGAAGGGCACCCACAACGTCATCAAGACCTGGTCGCGCCGCTCGATGATCGTGCCGGACATGATCGGTCACACCATCGCCGTGCACGACGGTCGCAAGCACGTCCCGGTCTTCGTCACCGACTCCATGGTCGGTCACAAGCTGGGCGAGTTCGCCCCGACCCGCACGTACAAGGGTCACGTCAAGGAAGACCGGAAGGGACGTCGTCGATGACCAGCACCGACCGTCAGCGCGTCAGCGCGCGTCGCGAGTCGCTCCTCGGCGACCAGCCGGGCGCCTTCGCGAGTGCCCGCTACCAGCGGATCACGCCCCTGAAGGCCCGCCGTGTCGTCGACCTGGTCCGCGGTCTGCCCGTGGACGAGGCGCTCTCGCTGCTCGCCTTCGCACCGCAGGCCGCCTCGGAGACCGTCTACAAGGTGCTGGAGAGCGCCGTCGCCAACGCCGAGACCACTGAGGGTCTCGACCGCGGTGCCCTGGTCGTCTCCGTCGCCCAGGTGGACGAGGGTCCGACCATGAAGCGCTGGCGCCCCCGTGCCCAGGGTCGTGCGACGCGGATCAACAAGCGCACCAGCCACATCACCCTGGCCGTTCAGCCGGCCGATGTGGTCAAGGCCAAGAAGGGTGGCAAGTAAGTCATGGGCCAGAAGATCAACCCGAACGGCTTCCGCCTCGGCATCTCCACGGACCACAAGTCCCGCTGGTACGCCGACAAGCTCTACAAGTCGTACGTCGGCGAGGACGTCGCCATCCGCAAGCTGCTCAGCAAGGGCATGGAGCGCGCCGGCATCGCCAAGGTCGAGATCGAGCGCACCCGCGACCGCGTCCGGGTGGACATCCACACCGCGCGTCCGGGCATCGTGATCGGTCGCCGCGGCGCCGAGGCCGACCGCATCCGCGGCGAGCTCGAGAAGCTCACCGGCAAGCAGGTCCAGCTGAACATCCTCGAGGTGAAGAACCCCGAGGTCGACGCGCAGCTGGTCGCCCAGGGTGTCGCCGAGCAGCTCTCCGGTCGCGTGCAGTTCCGCCGCGCGATGCGCAAGGCCATGCAGACCACGATGCGCTCGGGTGCCAAGGGCATCCGGATCCAGTGCTCGGGCCGCCTCAACGGCGCCGAGATGTCGCGCACCGAGTTCTACCGCGAGGGCCGCGTTCCGCTGCACACGCTGCGTGCCGACATCGACTACGGCTTCTACGAGGCCCGCACGACCTTCGGCCGCATCGGCGTGAAGGTCTGGATCTACAAGGGCGAGGTCGCCGGCACCCGTGCCGAGCGCCAGGCTCAGCAGGCTGCCCGCGCCGGTGTCCCCGGTCGCAGCGGCCGGCCGAGCCGCGGCGGTGACCGTCCGAACCGTGGCTCGCGCCCGGCTCGTGGCGAGCGCGCCGCCGAGGCACCCGCGGTGACCGAGGCCCCGGCCGGTGGCGAGACCGCCGCGGCCGCCACTCCCGCCGAGCAGCAGAGCCAGGAGGGCTGAGAGTCATGCTGATGCCCCGTCGCGTCAAGCACCGCAAGCAGCACCACCCGAAGCGGACCGGTGCGGCCAAGGGCGGCACCTCGCTCGCCTTCGGCGAGTTCGGGATCCAGGCGCTCGAGGGTCACTACGTGACCAACCGACAGATCGAGTCGGCTCGTATCGCCATGACCCGTCACATCAAGCGTGGCGGCAAGGTCTGGATCAACATCTACCCGGACCGCCCGCTGACCAAGAAGCCCGCCGAGACCCGCATGGGTTCGGGTAAGGGCTCCCCGGAGTGGTGGGTCGCCAACGTCAAGCCCGGTCGCGTCATGTTCGAGCTCTCCGGTGTTCCGGAGGACGTGGCCCGCGAGGCGATGCGCCGCGCGATCCACAAGCTCCCCATGAAGTGCCGTTTCATCACGCGAGAGGCAGGTGAGTTCTGATGGCGAACGACCTGAAGGCTCACGAGCTCGACGAGCTCAACGCCGTCGACCTGGAGGCCAAGCTCCGCGAGGCCAAGGAGGAGCTGTTCAACCTCCGGTTCCAGGCCGCGACCGGCCAGCTGGAGAGCCACGGCCGTCTCCGTACGGTCAAGAAGGACATCGCCCGGATCTACACCGTCGTTCGCGAGCGCGAGCTTGGGATCCGCACGGCGCCGGGTGCTAGCAACGAGGATGGTGCCGCATGAGCGAGCAGACTGCAGTCAAGCGCAACGACCGGAAGGTCCGCGAGGGTCTGGTCGTCAGCGACAAGATGGACAAGACCGTCGTGGTCGAGGTCGAGGACCGCGTGAAGCACGCGCTCTACGGCAAGGTCATGCGGCGCAGTTCCAAGCTGAAGGCGCACGACGAGAACAACGAGGCCGGCATCGGCGACCGCGTCCTGGTCATGGAGACCCGGCCGCTGTCGAAGTCGAAGCGCTGGCGCGTCGTCGAGATCCTCGAGAAGGCCAAGTGATCGACGCTGTACGGCGACGCGCTCGATGTCGCCGTACAGCGCCAAATTGACCCTGGGGGGCAGGCCCAGCGACCATTGGTGGCTGGGCCTGTCGCCCGCCACGAATCCCACTTTCTGGGGCCATATCGGTTCGGCAAGGCTCATCTGCCGCGACGCGGATGAGAACCAGCTCGACAAGGAGAAGTAATGATCCAGCAGGAGTCGCGACTCAAGGTCGCCGACAACACGGGTGCGAAGGAGATCCTCTGCATCCGTGTGCTCGGTGGCTCTGGCCGTCGCTACGCCGGCATCGGTGACGTCATCGTCGCCACCGTCAAGGACGCGATCCCGGGCGGCAACGTCAAGAAGGGCG from Nocardioides sp. BP30 encodes:
- a CDS encoding carbohydrate ABC transporter permease; amino-acid sequence: MSTGEKLLQMVIAIVLFFAVVSVILLLTQRLRSRRGELVQSAAFLLPAVLLIAVGLLYPAINTIIWSFRDNLGRRWVGLDNYHQIFGSNAELKVLGTTALWVVVTPVAATAIGLVYAVLIDRAAFERFAKALIFLPMAISLVGASIIWKFVYAPQIGLLNALFGALGLGGDHSWYQDLSHSPWNSLYLIAIMVWVQTGFAMTVLSASIKAIPTDIVEAARLDGVGGWKMFRYITVPSIRPTIIVVLTAITITTLKAFDIVQSIGAGGAWHTNVLAYDFYIRQSQGQNGTASVLAVLIFILVSPVVIYNVRQMRKAEAR
- a CDS encoding ABC transporter substrate-binding protein; amino-acid sequence: MRAGKTRRSAAVAAVVASAALVLAGCASSNDDSSKVSGTWPGAKLSECSGLSQLSQYGDLTGKTIEAYTSITAPEGDAQVRSYALFEKCTGAKIKYNANKDFEKNVLVRAQGNDLPDVAYVPQPGLLKQLVDTGTVVKPPKDVETNVDKFWSTDWKNYGTVDGTFYAAPLGANVKSFVWYSPSTFAKNGWKVPTTWDDLMKLTDQIQKSGTTPWCAGFESGDASGWPGTDWLEELMLRTAGPDVYDQWVAHKIPFNDPQVAKALDMVGTILKNPKYVNGGIGDVKSIAGTAFGDAGLPILKNKCAMMQMAGFYAANWPKGTKVGPDGDVYAFYEPTLDPSKGSPVEGGGEFVVAFNHNPATEAFQTYLSTDVWANEKAKATPDGGWVSANKGLDVNNLTSPIDQLSAKTLADPKAVFRFDASDAMPGAVGSGTFWKEMINWISGQSTKDTLDNIEASWPSS
- the rpsJ gene encoding 30S ribosomal protein S10 — translated: MAGQKIRIRLKAYDHEVIDTSARKIVDTVTRTGAKVAGPVPLPTEKNVYCVIRSPHKYKDSREHFEMRTHKRLIDIIDPTPKTVDSLMRLDLPAGVDIEIKL
- the rplC gene encoding 50S ribosomal protein L3; protein product: MTIERNVKGLLGTKLGMTQLWDENNRVVPVTVIAAGTNVVTQIRTPETDGYNAVQVGFGEIEGRKVNKPQAGQFAKAGTTPRRHVVEIRTADASSYTVGQELPVETFAAGQEIDVTGTSKGKGFAGTMKRHGFAGVSASHGAHRNHRKPGSIGACATPGRVFKGVRMAGQMGTDTVTTQNLTVHAVDAEKGLILVKGAVPGPKGGLVVLRSAAKLNPTSGKEA
- the rplD gene encoding 50S ribosomal protein L4, translating into MALNTVKVDLPAEIFDVAVNVPLIHQVVIAQQAAARQGTHKTKNRGEVSGSGVKPFKQKGTGRSRQGSVRAPEHRGGGVVHGPQPRDYSQRTPKKMKAAALRGALSDRAQSGRVHVVEFALEKPSTKAAAAGLAGLTERTKFLVVLDRAESAAWLSLRNLPEVHIVAADQLNTYDVLAADDVVFSTAAYSAFTGAEVTLAPAKKTAAKKTAAKKAPAKAAAADETAAEEA
- the rplW gene encoding 50S ribosomal protein L23 — translated: MSTLHYDPRDILLAPVVSEKSYGLLDANKYTFIVRPDANKTEIKIAVEKVFNVKVTSVNTINRKGKTRRTRVGLGKRKDTKRAIVSLAEGDRIDIFGGPVS
- the rplB gene encoding 50S ribosomal protein L2; the encoded protein is MAIRKYKPTTPGRRGSSVADFVEITRTTPEKSLTRPLPKTGGRNNQGRITTRHIGGGHKRAYRIIDFRRYDKDGVPAKVAHIEYDPNRTARIALLHYVDGEKRYIIAPKGIEQGQIVESGVNADIKIGNNLPLRNIPVGTTIHNIELRPGGGAKMARSAGNSAQLVAREGTRATLRLPSGEMRFVDIRCRATVGEVGNAEQSNINWGKAGRMRWKGVRPTVRGVVMNPVDHPHGGGEGKTSGGRNPVTPWGKPEGRTRKRKASDSQIIRRRKSGKGRK
- the rpsS gene encoding 30S ribosomal protein S19, which codes for MPRSLKKGPFIDDHLQKKVDAENEKGTHNVIKTWSRRSMIVPDMIGHTIAVHDGRKHVPVFVTDSMVGHKLGEFAPTRTYKGHVKEDRKGRRR
- the rplV gene encoding 50S ribosomal protein L22, whose amino-acid sequence is MTSTDRQRVSARRESLLGDQPGAFASARYQRITPLKARRVVDLVRGLPVDEALSLLAFAPQAASETVYKVLESAVANAETTEGLDRGALVVSVAQVDEGPTMKRWRPRAQGRATRINKRTSHITLAVQPADVVKAKKGGK
- the rpsC gene encoding 30S ribosomal protein S3 encodes the protein MGQKINPNGFRLGISTDHKSRWYADKLYKSYVGEDVAIRKLLSKGMERAGIAKVEIERTRDRVRVDIHTARPGIVIGRRGAEADRIRGELEKLTGKQVQLNILEVKNPEVDAQLVAQGVAEQLSGRVQFRRAMRKAMQTTMRSGAKGIRIQCSGRLNGAEMSRTEFYREGRVPLHTLRADIDYGFYEARTTFGRIGVKVWIYKGEVAGTRAERQAQQAARAGVPGRSGRPSRGGDRPNRGSRPARGERAAEAPAVTEAPAGGETAAAATPAEQQSQEG
- the rplP gene encoding 50S ribosomal protein L16, translated to MLMPRRVKHRKQHHPKRTGAAKGGTSLAFGEFGIQALEGHYVTNRQIESARIAMTRHIKRGGKVWINIYPDRPLTKKPAETRMGSGKGSPEWWVANVKPGRVMFELSGVPEDVAREAMRRAIHKLPMKCRFITREAGEF
- the rpmC gene encoding 50S ribosomal protein L29, which encodes MANDLKAHELDELNAVDLEAKLREAKEELFNLRFQAATGQLESHGRLRTVKKDIARIYTVVRERELGIRTAPGASNEDGAA
- the rpsQ gene encoding 30S ribosomal protein S17, with amino-acid sequence MSEQTAVKRNDRKVREGLVVSDKMDKTVVVEVEDRVKHALYGKVMRRSSKLKAHDENNEAGIGDRVLVMETRPLSKSKRWRVVEILEKAK